In Garra rufa chromosome 15, GarRuf1.0, whole genome shotgun sequence, a single genomic region encodes these proteins:
- the dio1 gene encoding type I iodothyronine deiodinase, protein MGTAVGYALRKCLVYLSAVGMIIFAIVQTTLLKLLSIVSPGLMKKIHLKMGERFTMTQNPKFKYEDWGPTFFSPAFIKTVISVNWCSLGLEAFEGHAAPDTALFTLDGQKTSIHRFLKGNRPLVLSFGSCTUPPFLYKLDEFKQLVKDFSDVADFLIVYLAEAHATDAWAFANNVDISVHKNLEERLAAARILVKEDPLCPVVVDEMTNITASKYGALPERLYVIQSGNVIYQGGIGPWGYSPEVVRKVLEKIK, encoded by the exons ATGGGGACCGCAGTGGGATATGCGCTGAGAAAATGTTTAGTTTATCTGTCAGCTGTAGGCATGATAATATTTGCGATCGTGCAAACGACCCTGTTGAAACTACTGTCAATCGTTTCCCCGGGACTGATGAAGAAAATTCATCTAAAAATGGGAGAGAGGTTTACGATGACCCAAAATCCCAAATTCAAATACGAAGACTGGGGTCCGACTTTCTTTTCTCCGGCGTTCATTAAAACCGTGATCTCCGTGAACTGGTGCTCGCTGGGCCTGGAAGCGTTTGAGGGACATGCGGCTCCAGACACAGCTTTATTCACCCTGGACGGACAGAAAACGAGCATTCATCGTTTTCTTAAAG GGAACCGTCCACTGGTTCTGAGTTTTGGAAGCTGCACATGACCCCCGTTTCTCTACAAACTTGATGAGTTCAAACAACTTGTCAAGGACTTCAGTGATGTGGCAGATTTCCTCATTGTTTACCTTGCTGAGGCCCATGCAACTG ATGCTTGGGCCTTTGCAAACAACGTCGACATCAGCGTGCACAAAAACTTGGAGGAGAGGCTGGCTGCGGCCCGGATCTTAGTCAAAGAAGACCCTCTTTGCCCTGTGGTAGTGGATGAGATGACAAACATCACTGCCAGCAAATACGGAGCCCTGCCTGAGCGCCTCTATGTCATTCAGAGTGGGAATGTTATCTATCAG GGTGGCATCGGACCTTGGGGTTACAGCCCTGAAGTGGTTCGAAAAGTTCTAGAGAAAAttaaataa
- the ssbp3b gene encoding single-stranded DNA-binding protein 3b isoform X4, producing MFPKGKSSVVPSDGQAREKLALYVYEYLLHIGAQKSAQTFLSEIRWEKNITLGDPPGFLHSWWCVFWDLYCAAPERRDTCEHSSEAKAFHDYSAAAAPSPVLGNMPPGDGMPGGPMPPGFFQPFMSPRFGGGPRPPIRMGNQPPGGVPAAQPMLPNMDPRLQGPMQRMNVPRGMGPMGPGPQSFGGGMRPPHNSMGPGMPGVNMGPGNGRPPWPNPNANNMPYSSPSPGAYGGPQGGGPPGTPGIVPSPADSNNSSENLYTMINSGGGGRNSFPIGPGSEGPLGAMAGMDPMHMNGGSGDLDGLPKNSPNNMSGLSNPPGTPRDEDVGGSYLHSFQNENYSPSMTMSV from the exons ATGTTTCCTAAAGGCAAAAGCTCCGTCGTGCCATCGGATGGTCAAGCTCGGGAAAA GTTAGCTTTGTATGTTTATGAGTATTTGTTACACATTGGTGCTCAGAAGTCTGCGCAGACTTTCCTGTCAGAA ATCCGATGGGAAAAGAACATCACACTGGGAGACCCTCCTGGGTTCCTGCATTCCTGGTGGTG TGTCTTTTGGGACCTCTACTGTGCAGCTCCTGAGAGGAGAGACACATGCGAACATTCAAGCGAGGCCAAGGCTTTCCATGACTAT AGTGCCGCAGCAGCCCCCAGTCCTGTTCTTGGGAACATGCCACCAGGAGATGGCATGCCAGGTGGACCCATGCCCCCTGGATTCTTCCAG CCTTTCATGTCACCTCGCTTTGGTGGGGGACCAAGACCCCCCATCAGAATGGGCAACCAG CCCCCAGGTGGAGTTCCAGCTGCCCAGCCAATGCTCCCAAACATGGATCCCAGACTACAGG GGCCGATGCAGAGGATGAATGTTCCTAGAGGAATGGGTCCCATGGGCCCCGGCCCCCAGAGTTTTGGAGGAGGAATGAGACCACCACACAACTCAATGGGCCCTGGGATGCCAGGAGTGAACAT GGGACCTGGAAATGGCAGACCACCATGGCCAAATCCAAATGCCAACAAT atgcCATATTCATCACCATCTCCTGGTGcctatggg GGTCCACAAGgaggggggcctccaggaacaccTGGAATTGTCCCCAGTCCAGCAG ACTCCAACAACTCCAGTGAAAACCTGTACACCATGATAAACTCGGGAGGCGGAGGTCGCAACAGT TTTCCCATAGGCCCAGGCTCTGAGGGCCCCCTAGGGGCCATGGCAGGAATGGACCCGATGCATATGAATGGAG GTTCTGGAGATCTGGATGGCCTTCCAAAG AATTCTCCTAACAACATGAGTGGCTTGAGCAATCCACCCGGGACCCCAAGAGATGAGGATGTAGGAGGCAGCTACCTTCACTCCTTTCAGAATGAGAAT TACTCTCCGTCCATGACCATGAGCGTCTGA
- the ssbp3b gene encoding single-stranded DNA-binding protein 3b isoform X3: MFPKGKSSVVPSDGQAREKLALYVYEYLLHIGAQKSAQTFLSEIRWEKNITLGDPPGFLHSWWCVFWDLYCAAPERRDTCEHSSEAKAFHDYSAAAAPSPVLGNMPPGDGMPGGPMPPGFFQPFMSPRFGGGPRPPIRMGNQPPGGVPAAQPMLPNMDPRLQGPMQRMNVPRGMGPMGPGPQSFGGGMRPPHNSMGPGMPGVNMGPGNGRPPWPNPNANNMPYSSPSPGAYGGPQGGGPPGTPGIVPSPADSNNSSENLYTMINSGGGGRNSFPIGPGSEGPLGAMAGMDPMHMNGGSGDLDGLPKNSPNNMSGLSNPPGTPRDEDVGGSYLHSFQNENQYSPSMTMSV; encoded by the exons ATGTTTCCTAAAGGCAAAAGCTCCGTCGTGCCATCGGATGGTCAAGCTCGGGAAAA GTTAGCTTTGTATGTTTATGAGTATTTGTTACACATTGGTGCTCAGAAGTCTGCGCAGACTTTCCTGTCAGAA ATCCGATGGGAAAAGAACATCACACTGGGAGACCCTCCTGGGTTCCTGCATTCCTGGTGGTG TGTCTTTTGGGACCTCTACTGTGCAGCTCCTGAGAGGAGAGACACATGCGAACATTCAAGCGAGGCCAAGGCTTTCCATGACTAT AGTGCCGCAGCAGCCCCCAGTCCTGTTCTTGGGAACATGCCACCAGGAGATGGCATGCCAGGTGGACCCATGCCCCCTGGATTCTTCCAG CCTTTCATGTCACCTCGCTTTGGTGGGGGACCAAGACCCCCCATCAGAATGGGCAACCAG CCCCCAGGTGGAGTTCCAGCTGCCCAGCCAATGCTCCCAAACATGGATCCCAGACTACAGG GGCCGATGCAGAGGATGAATGTTCCTAGAGGAATGGGTCCCATGGGCCCCGGCCCCCAGAGTTTTGGAGGAGGAATGAGACCACCACACAACTCAATGGGCCCTGGGATGCCAGGAGTGAACAT GGGACCTGGAAATGGCAGACCACCATGGCCAAATCCAAATGCCAACAAT atgcCATATTCATCACCATCTCCTGGTGcctatggg GGTCCACAAGgaggggggcctccaggaacaccTGGAATTGTCCCCAGTCCAGCAG ACTCCAACAACTCCAGTGAAAACCTGTACACCATGATAAACTCGGGAGGCGGAGGTCGCAACAGT TTTCCCATAGGCCCAGGCTCTGAGGGCCCCCTAGGGGCCATGGCAGGAATGGACCCGATGCATATGAATGGAG GTTCTGGAGATCTGGATGGCCTTCCAAAG AATTCTCCTAACAACATGAGTGGCTTGAGCAATCCACCCGGGACCCCAAGAGATGAGGATGTAGGAGGCAGCTACCTTCACTCCTTTCAGAATGAGAAT CAGTACTCTCCGTCCATGACCATGAGCGTCTGA
- the ssbp3b gene encoding single-stranded DNA-binding protein 3b isoform X2 codes for MFPKGKSSVVPSDGQAREKLALYVYEYLLHIGAQKSAQTFLSEIRWEKNITLGDPPGFLHSWWCVFWDLYCAAPERRDTCEHSSEAKAFHDYSAAAAPSPVLGNMPPGDGMPGGPMPPGFFQGPPGSQASPHAPPPPNSMMGPHGQPFMSPRFGGGPRPPIRMGNQPPGGVPAAQPMLPNMDPRLQGPMQRMNVPRGMGPMGPGPQSFGGGMRPPHNSMGPGMPGVNMGPGNGRPPWPNPNANNMPYSSPSPGAYGGPQGGGPPGTPGIVPSPADSNNSSENLYTMINSGGGGRNSFPIGPGSEGPLGAMAGMDPMHMNGGSGDLDGLPKNSPNNMSGLSNPPGTPRDEDVGGSYLHSFQNENYSPSMTMSV; via the exons ATGTTTCCTAAAGGCAAAAGCTCCGTCGTGCCATCGGATGGTCAAGCTCGGGAAAA GTTAGCTTTGTATGTTTATGAGTATTTGTTACACATTGGTGCTCAGAAGTCTGCGCAGACTTTCCTGTCAGAA ATCCGATGGGAAAAGAACATCACACTGGGAGACCCTCCTGGGTTCCTGCATTCCTGGTGGTG TGTCTTTTGGGACCTCTACTGTGCAGCTCCTGAGAGGAGAGACACATGCGAACATTCAAGCGAGGCCAAGGCTTTCCATGACTAT AGTGCCGCAGCAGCCCCCAGTCCTGTTCTTGGGAACATGCCACCAGGAGATGGCATGCCAGGTGGACCCATGCCCCCTGGATTCTTCCAG GGCCCTCCCGGCTCCCAGGCCTCCCCTCACGCTCCTCCTCCCCCTAACAGCATGATGGGACCCCACGGCCAG CCTTTCATGTCACCTCGCTTTGGTGGGGGACCAAGACCCCCCATCAGAATGGGCAACCAG CCCCCAGGTGGAGTTCCAGCTGCCCAGCCAATGCTCCCAAACATGGATCCCAGACTACAGG GGCCGATGCAGAGGATGAATGTTCCTAGAGGAATGGGTCCCATGGGCCCCGGCCCCCAGAGTTTTGGAGGAGGAATGAGACCACCACACAACTCAATGGGCCCTGGGATGCCAGGAGTGAACAT GGGACCTGGAAATGGCAGACCACCATGGCCAAATCCAAATGCCAACAAT atgcCATATTCATCACCATCTCCTGGTGcctatggg GGTCCACAAGgaggggggcctccaggaacaccTGGAATTGTCCCCAGTCCAGCAG ACTCCAACAACTCCAGTGAAAACCTGTACACCATGATAAACTCGGGAGGCGGAGGTCGCAACAGT TTTCCCATAGGCCCAGGCTCTGAGGGCCCCCTAGGGGCCATGGCAGGAATGGACCCGATGCATATGAATGGAG GTTCTGGAGATCTGGATGGCCTTCCAAAG AATTCTCCTAACAACATGAGTGGCTTGAGCAATCCACCCGGGACCCCAAGAGATGAGGATGTAGGAGGCAGCTACCTTCACTCCTTTCAGAATGAGAAT TACTCTCCGTCCATGACCATGAGCGTCTGA
- the ssbp3b gene encoding single-stranded DNA-binding protein 3b isoform X1: MFPKGKSSVVPSDGQAREKLALYVYEYLLHIGAQKSAQTFLSEIRWEKNITLGDPPGFLHSWWCVFWDLYCAAPERRDTCEHSSEAKAFHDYSAAAAPSPVLGNMPPGDGMPGGPMPPGFFQGPPGSQASPHAPPPPNSMMGPHGQPFMSPRFGGGPRPPIRMGNQPPGGVPAAQPMLPNMDPRLQGPMQRMNVPRGMGPMGPGPQSFGGGMRPPHNSMGPGMPGVNMGPGNGRPPWPNPNANNMPYSSPSPGAYGGPQGGGPPGTPGIVPSPADSNNSSENLYTMINSGGGGRNSFPIGPGSEGPLGAMAGMDPMHMNGGSGDLDGLPKNSPNNMSGLSNPPGTPRDEDVGGSYLHSFQNENQYSPSMTMSV; the protein is encoded by the exons ATGTTTCCTAAAGGCAAAAGCTCCGTCGTGCCATCGGATGGTCAAGCTCGGGAAAA GTTAGCTTTGTATGTTTATGAGTATTTGTTACACATTGGTGCTCAGAAGTCTGCGCAGACTTTCCTGTCAGAA ATCCGATGGGAAAAGAACATCACACTGGGAGACCCTCCTGGGTTCCTGCATTCCTGGTGGTG TGTCTTTTGGGACCTCTACTGTGCAGCTCCTGAGAGGAGAGACACATGCGAACATTCAAGCGAGGCCAAGGCTTTCCATGACTAT AGTGCCGCAGCAGCCCCCAGTCCTGTTCTTGGGAACATGCCACCAGGAGATGGCATGCCAGGTGGACCCATGCCCCCTGGATTCTTCCAG GGCCCTCCCGGCTCCCAGGCCTCCCCTCACGCTCCTCCTCCCCCTAACAGCATGATGGGACCCCACGGCCAG CCTTTCATGTCACCTCGCTTTGGTGGGGGACCAAGACCCCCCATCAGAATGGGCAACCAG CCCCCAGGTGGAGTTCCAGCTGCCCAGCCAATGCTCCCAAACATGGATCCCAGACTACAGG GGCCGATGCAGAGGATGAATGTTCCTAGAGGAATGGGTCCCATGGGCCCCGGCCCCCAGAGTTTTGGAGGAGGAATGAGACCACCACACAACTCAATGGGCCCTGGGATGCCAGGAGTGAACAT GGGACCTGGAAATGGCAGACCACCATGGCCAAATCCAAATGCCAACAAT atgcCATATTCATCACCATCTCCTGGTGcctatggg GGTCCACAAGgaggggggcctccaggaacaccTGGAATTGTCCCCAGTCCAGCAG ACTCCAACAACTCCAGTGAAAACCTGTACACCATGATAAACTCGGGAGGCGGAGGTCGCAACAGT TTTCCCATAGGCCCAGGCTCTGAGGGCCCCCTAGGGGCCATGGCAGGAATGGACCCGATGCATATGAATGGAG GTTCTGGAGATCTGGATGGCCTTCCAAAG AATTCTCCTAACAACATGAGTGGCTTGAGCAATCCACCCGGGACCCCAAGAGATGAGGATGTAGGAGGCAGCTACCTTCACTCCTTTCAGAATGAGAAT CAGTACTCTCCGTCCATGACCATGAGCGTCTGA